One part of the Glycine max cultivar Williams 82 chromosome 14, Glycine_max_v4.0, whole genome shotgun sequence genome encodes these proteins:
- the LOC100812598 gene encoding integrin-linked protein kinase 1 isoform X3: METKKLHPRFSLGRQSSLAPERAGAGDSSEALDPAVRLMYLANEGDSDGIKELLDAGSNVNFTDIDGRTSLHVAACQGRTDVVDLLLRRGAHVDPQDRWGSTPLVDAMYYKNHQVVKLLEKHGARPPMAPMHVQNAREVPEYEIDPSELDFTNSVCITKGTFRIALWRGIQVAVKTLGEELFTDDDKVKAFHYELTLLEKIRHPNVVQFLGAVTQSTPMMIVTEYLPQGDLGAYLKRKGALKPVTAVKFALDIARGMNYLHEHKPEAIIHRDLEPSNILRDDSGHLKVADFGVSKLLKVAKMVKEDKPVASLDTSWRYVAPEVYRNEEYDTNVDVFSFALILQERCPAKY, translated from the exons ATGGAAACCAAGAAGCTCCACCCTCGCTTCTCGCTCGGCCGCCAATCCTCCCTCGCGCCGGAGCGCGCCGGCGCCGGCGACTCGTCGGAGGCCCTGGACCCGGCGGTCCGGTTGATGTATCTGGCCAACGAAGGTGACTCGGACGGGATTAAGGAGCTTTTGGACGCCGGGAGTAACGTCAATTTCACCGACATCGACGGCCGCACCTCGCTCCACGTCGCCGCTTGCCAGGGCCGCACCGACGTCGTTGACTTGCTGCTCCGACGAGGCGCCCACGTCGATCCACAAGACCGCTGGGGCAGCACC CCTCTAGTTGATGCAATGTACTACAAGAATCACCAAGTTGTCAAGCTTTTGGAGAAACACGGTGCAAGACCCCCT ATGGCTCCCATGCATGTGCAGAATGCTCGTGAAGTACCTGAGTATGAGATTGATCCTTCTGAACTTGATTTTACTAATAGTGTTTGCATAACAAAG GGAACTTTCAGGATTGCATTATGGCGTGGAATTCAGGTTGCTGTCAAGACACTTGGGGAGGAATTGTTCACTGATGATGACAAAGT AAAGGCATTTCATTATGAGCTTACATTACTTGAGAAAATAAGGCATCCAAATGTAGTCCAGTTTTTGGGTGCTGTAACACAAAGCACACCAATGATGATTGTCACAGAATATCTACCCCAG GGGGATCTCGGTGCCTACTTGAAGCGGAAAGGTGCATTAAAACCAGTAACCGCCGTAAAGTTTGCACTTGATATTGCTAG GGGTATGAACTATTTGCATGAACATAAACCAGAAGCCATTATACACAGAGATCTTGAGCCTTC AAATATACTGCGGGATGATTCTGGGCATCTGAAAGTTGCAGACTTTGGAGTTAGCAAGTTGCTTAAAGTTGCTAAAATGGTCAAAGAAGACAAACCCGTGGCAAGCCTGGATACATCAT GGCGTTATGTTGCTCCAGAGGTATATAGAAATGAGGAATACGACACAAATGTGGATGTATTTTCATTTGCTCTGATATTACAGGAG AGATGCCCAGCAAAATATTGA
- the LOC100812598 gene encoding integrin-linked protein kinase 1 isoform X1 has translation METKKLHPRFSLGRQSSLAPERAGAGDSSEALDPAVRLMYLANEGDSDGIKELLDAGSNVNFTDIDGRTSLHVAACQGRTDVVDLLLRRGAHVDPQDRWGSTPLVDAMYYKNHQVVKLLEKHGARPPMAPMHVQNAREVPEYEIDPSELDFTNSVCITKGTFRIALWRGIQVAVKTLGEELFTDDDKVKAFHYELTLLEKIRHPNVVQFLGAVTQSTPMMIVTEYLPQGDLGAYLKRKGALKPVTAVKFALDIARGMNYLHEHKPEAIIHRDLEPSNILRDDSGHLKVADFGVSKLLKVAKMVKEDKPVASLDTSWRYVAPEVYRNEEYDTNVDVFSFALILQEMIEGCPPFFAKPENEVPKAYVENERPPFRASPKLYAYGLKQLIEECWDEKPYRRPTFRQIIGRLEDIYYHLAQKRGWKVRTPGCFQNLEAIFRGNRTNPSSRSSRSTAR, from the exons ATGGAAACCAAGAAGCTCCACCCTCGCTTCTCGCTCGGCCGCCAATCCTCCCTCGCGCCGGAGCGCGCCGGCGCCGGCGACTCGTCGGAGGCCCTGGACCCGGCGGTCCGGTTGATGTATCTGGCCAACGAAGGTGACTCGGACGGGATTAAGGAGCTTTTGGACGCCGGGAGTAACGTCAATTTCACCGACATCGACGGCCGCACCTCGCTCCACGTCGCCGCTTGCCAGGGCCGCACCGACGTCGTTGACTTGCTGCTCCGACGAGGCGCCCACGTCGATCCACAAGACCGCTGGGGCAGCACC CCTCTAGTTGATGCAATGTACTACAAGAATCACCAAGTTGTCAAGCTTTTGGAGAAACACGGTGCAAGACCCCCT ATGGCTCCCATGCATGTGCAGAATGCTCGTGAAGTACCTGAGTATGAGATTGATCCTTCTGAACTTGATTTTACTAATAGTGTTTGCATAACAAAG GGAACTTTCAGGATTGCATTATGGCGTGGAATTCAGGTTGCTGTCAAGACACTTGGGGAGGAATTGTTCACTGATGATGACAAAGT AAAGGCATTTCATTATGAGCTTACATTACTTGAGAAAATAAGGCATCCAAATGTAGTCCAGTTTTTGGGTGCTGTAACACAAAGCACACCAATGATGATTGTCACAGAATATCTACCCCAG GGGGATCTCGGTGCCTACTTGAAGCGGAAAGGTGCATTAAAACCAGTAACCGCCGTAAAGTTTGCACTTGATATTGCTAG GGGTATGAACTATTTGCATGAACATAAACCAGAAGCCATTATACACAGAGATCTTGAGCCTTC AAATATACTGCGGGATGATTCTGGGCATCTGAAAGTTGCAGACTTTGGAGTTAGCAAGTTGCTTAAAGTTGCTAAAATGGTCAAAGAAGACAAACCCGTGGCAAGCCTGGATACATCAT GGCGTTATGTTGCTCCAGAGGTATATAGAAATGAGGAATACGACACAAATGTGGATGTATTTTCATTTGCTCTGATATTACAGGAG ATGATTGAAGGTTGTCCACCGTTTTTTGCAAAGCCAGAAAATGAAGTTCCTAAAGCATATGTTGAAAATGAGCGTCCACCATTTAGAGCTTCACCAAAGCTTTATGCTTATGGGCTAAAACA GTTAATTGAGGAATGCTGGGATGAAAAACCATACAGAAGGCCAACATTTAGGCAAATAATTGGGAGATTGGAAGACATATACTACCATCTTGCTCAAAAGAGGGGCTGGAAG GTTAGGACTCCTGGATGCTTCCAGAACCTGGAAGCCATATTTAGGGGTAATCGCACAAATCC
- the LOC100812598 gene encoding integrin-linked protein kinase 1 isoform X2, whose translation METKKLHPRFSLGRQSSLAPERAGAGDSSEALDPAVRLMYLANEGDSDGIKELLDAGSNVNFTDIDGRTSLHVAACQGRTDVVDLLLRRGAHVDPQDRWGSTPLVDAMYYKNHQVVKLLEKHGARPPMAPMHVQNAREVPEYEIDPSELDFTNSVCITKGTFRIALWRGIQVAVKTLGEELFTDDDKVKAFHYELTLLEKIRHPNVVQFLGAVTQSTPMMIVTEYLPQGDLGAYLKRKGALKPVTAVKFALDIARGMNYLHEHKPEAIIHRDLEPSNILRDDSGHLKVADFGVSKLLKVAKMVKEDKPVASLDTSWRYVAPEVYRNEEYDTNVDVFSFALILQEVSMDSSSIGDL comes from the exons ATGGAAACCAAGAAGCTCCACCCTCGCTTCTCGCTCGGCCGCCAATCCTCCCTCGCGCCGGAGCGCGCCGGCGCCGGCGACTCGTCGGAGGCCCTGGACCCGGCGGTCCGGTTGATGTATCTGGCCAACGAAGGTGACTCGGACGGGATTAAGGAGCTTTTGGACGCCGGGAGTAACGTCAATTTCACCGACATCGACGGCCGCACCTCGCTCCACGTCGCCGCTTGCCAGGGCCGCACCGACGTCGTTGACTTGCTGCTCCGACGAGGCGCCCACGTCGATCCACAAGACCGCTGGGGCAGCACC CCTCTAGTTGATGCAATGTACTACAAGAATCACCAAGTTGTCAAGCTTTTGGAGAAACACGGTGCAAGACCCCCT ATGGCTCCCATGCATGTGCAGAATGCTCGTGAAGTACCTGAGTATGAGATTGATCCTTCTGAACTTGATTTTACTAATAGTGTTTGCATAACAAAG GGAACTTTCAGGATTGCATTATGGCGTGGAATTCAGGTTGCTGTCAAGACACTTGGGGAGGAATTGTTCACTGATGATGACAAAGT AAAGGCATTTCATTATGAGCTTACATTACTTGAGAAAATAAGGCATCCAAATGTAGTCCAGTTTTTGGGTGCTGTAACACAAAGCACACCAATGATGATTGTCACAGAATATCTACCCCAG GGGGATCTCGGTGCCTACTTGAAGCGGAAAGGTGCATTAAAACCAGTAACCGCCGTAAAGTTTGCACTTGATATTGCTAG GGGTATGAACTATTTGCATGAACATAAACCAGAAGCCATTATACACAGAGATCTTGAGCCTTC AAATATACTGCGGGATGATTCTGGGCATCTGAAAGTTGCAGACTTTGGAGTTAGCAAGTTGCTTAAAGTTGCTAAAATGGTCAAAGAAGACAAACCCGTGGCAAGCCTGGATACATCAT GGCGTTATGTTGCTCCAGAGGTATATAGAAATGAGGAATACGACACAAATGTGGATGTATTTTCATTTGCTCTGATATTACAGGAG GTGTCTATGGACAGCTCAAGCATTGGTGACTTGTGA